One genomic region from Natrinema caseinilyticum encodes:
- a CDS encoding 23S rRNA (uridine(2552)-2'-O)-methyltransferase has translation MTGRDHYYNKAKQEGYRSRAAYKLKQLDDLEDVLSRGDTVVDLGAAPGGWLEVAAEEVGPQGTVIGVDFQRIKDFENHENVETLRGDMTEEKTRDRVVDAAGGPVDAVVSDMAPNMSGEYSLDQARSLHLARQAFETALELLDSGGDFVVKVFEGPDVDDFRSDVEAEFQYVRATSPKASRDESSEIYLIGKGRLTASVRPGDELEVEIVDVGSEGDGIASVDGYRLFVPDAAEGESVAVRVEDVKPTFGFARRLDRD, from the coding sequence ATGACAGGTCGAGACCACTACTACAACAAGGCCAAACAGGAGGGCTACCGCTCTCGAGCGGCCTACAAGCTCAAACAGCTCGACGACCTCGAGGACGTCCTGTCCCGCGGCGACACGGTCGTCGACCTGGGCGCGGCACCGGGCGGCTGGCTCGAGGTCGCCGCCGAGGAGGTCGGCCCGCAGGGGACCGTGATCGGCGTCGACTTCCAGCGCATCAAGGACTTCGAGAACCACGAGAACGTCGAGACGCTCCGCGGGGACATGACCGAGGAGAAGACCCGCGACCGCGTCGTCGACGCGGCGGGCGGCCCCGTGGACGCGGTCGTTTCTGACATGGCCCCGAACATGTCCGGCGAGTACTCGCTCGATCAGGCCCGCTCGCTCCATCTGGCACGGCAGGCCTTCGAGACCGCCCTCGAACTCCTCGACAGCGGGGGTGACTTCGTCGTGAAGGTCTTCGAAGGACCTGACGTCGACGACTTCCGATCCGACGTCGAGGCGGAATTCCAGTACGTCCGGGCCACGTCGCCGAAGGCCAGCCGCGACGAGTCCTCCGAAATCTACCTCATCGGAAAGGGTCGGCTCACCGCCTCGGTCCGGCCGGGCGACGAACTCGAGGTGGAAATCGTCGACGTCGGCAGCGAGGGTGACGGCATCGCGTCGGTCGACGGCTATCGGCTGTTCGTGCCGGACGCGGCGGAAGGCGAGTCCGTCGCGGTCCGCGTCGAGGACGTGAAGCCGACCTTCGGGTTCGCCCGGCGACTCGACCGGGACTGA